A genomic region of Halomonas aestuarii contains the following coding sequences:
- a CDS encoding branched-chain amino acid ABC transporter permease: protein MDLAFFGVQLLNGLQYGLLLFLIASGLTLIFGIMGIINLAHGAMYMIGAYLVWDLTTLLGNFWLAIVIAVPVAVALGLIIERLFLDTLYKRDHLYQVLLTFGLILVINEAQRIIWGGDVHSVAIPAPFDASLQLTDNLQYSVYRLFVMGVCLALAGVIYWVIRHTRLGIIIRAGAVNRDMVEGLGINVRTLFTLIFSVGVALTAFAGMIAAPLTSITPGMGDSILITCFVVVVIGGIGSIKGAFWGAILIGMAETFGSVLIPSIASMVIYLIMAGVLLVKPRGLFA from the coding sequence ATGGATCTCGCATTCTTTGGTGTGCAGCTCCTCAACGGGCTGCAGTACGGGCTGCTGCTTTTCCTGATCGCGAGCGGCCTGACCCTGATCTTCGGCATCATGGGCATCATCAACCTGGCCCACGGGGCCATGTACATGATTGGGGCCTACCTGGTCTGGGACCTGACCACGCTGCTGGGCAACTTCTGGCTGGCGATCGTCATCGCCGTTCCCGTTGCCGTAGCCCTGGGCCTGATCATCGAGCGGCTGTTCCTGGATACGCTTTACAAGCGCGACCACCTCTATCAGGTGCTGCTGACCTTCGGCCTGATCCTGGTGATCAACGAGGCGCAGCGCATCATCTGGGGGGGCGACGTGCACAGCGTGGCGATCCCGGCTCCGTTCGACGCCAGCCTGCAGCTCACCGACAACCTGCAGTACTCGGTCTACCGGCTGTTCGTGATGGGCGTCTGCCTGGCGCTGGCGGGCGTCATCTACTGGGTGATCCGCCACACCCGGCTGGGCATCATCATCCGCGCGGGTGCCGTCAACCGTGACATGGTGGAAGGCCTGGGTATCAACGTGCGCACGCTCTTCACCCTGATCTTCAGTGTCGGCGTGGCACTGACGGCCTTCGCCGGCATGATCGCTGCCCCCTTGACCTCCATCACCCCGGGCATGGGCGACAGCATCCTGATCACCTGTTTCGTCGTCGTGGTCATCGGTGGGATTGGCTCGATCAAGGGGGCCTTCTGGGGCGCCATTCTGATCGGCATGGCCGAGACTTTCGGCTCGGTGCTGATTCCGAGCATCGCCAGCATGGTGATCTACCTGATCATGGCCGGCGTGCTGCTGGTCAAGCCACGCGGCCTGTTCGCTTGA
- a CDS encoding ABC transporter substrate-binding protein: MMTNYFKKTLLASLTGATLMASGLAVAADPVKVGLMLPYSGTYTALGEAITNGLKLAIEQNGGQLGGREVEYVQLDSEANPSKAPQNMSRLVKGDGVDFVIGPVHSGVAMGMLRVAKQSGAITIIPNAGLEAATNQLCMPNVFRTSFSMWQNSFPMGKVAYDRGYREVVTITWDYAGGKEDVAGFKEAFEAEGGEVVEQILVPFPDTEFQSYLTQIASIAPDAVYTFFAGGGGVSFVRDYAAAGLKESIPLLGSGFLTEGNIAALDGAGEGVLTTMHYSETLDSEANRAFVSAYEGAYGVAPDTYSVQGYDAGAMLVQALDAVGGNTEDRDALIEALANVELESPRGLMTFSESHHPIQNVYLREIRDGKHEVVGVAAEQFEVPDDACQM; this comes from the coding sequence ATGATGACTAACTACTTCAAGAAGACACTCCTGGCCTCACTGACCGGTGCCACCCTAATGGCCTCCGGGCTGGCCGTCGCAGCCGACCCGGTCAAGGTCGGCCTGATGCTGCCCTACTCTGGCACCTATACGGCCCTGGGCGAGGCCATCACCAATGGCCTGAAGCTGGCCATCGAGCAGAACGGCGGCCAACTCGGCGGCCGTGAGGTCGAGTACGTGCAACTCGACTCCGAGGCCAATCCCTCCAAGGCACCCCAAAACATGAGCCGCCTGGTCAAAGGCGATGGCGTCGACTTCGTCATCGGACCGGTCCACTCCGGCGTGGCCATGGGCATGCTGCGGGTGGCCAAGCAGTCGGGCGCCATCACCATCATTCCGAATGCCGGCCTGGAGGCCGCTACCAACCAGCTGTGCATGCCCAACGTCTTCCGGACCTCGTTCAGCATGTGGCAGAACAGCTTCCCGATGGGCAAGGTCGCCTATGACCGCGGGTACCGCGAGGTCGTGACCATCACCTGGGACTACGCCGGCGGCAAGGAAGACGTGGCTGGCTTCAAAGAGGCCTTCGAGGCGGAGGGCGGCGAGGTCGTCGAGCAGATCCTGGTACCCTTCCCGGACACCGAGTTCCAGAGCTACCTGACCCAGATCGCTAGCATCGCCCCGGACGCCGTCTACACCTTCTTCGCCGGGGGTGGCGGGGTGAGTTTCGTGCGCGACTATGCCGCCGCCGGCCTCAAGGAGAGTATCCCGCTGCTGGGATCGGGCTTCCTCACCGAGGGCAACATCGCGGCCCTGGACGGTGCCGGCGAGGGCGTGCTGACCACCATGCACTATTCCGAGACCCTCGACAGCGAGGCGAACCGCGCCTTCGTGTCGGCCTACGAGGGCGCCTACGGCGTGGCCCCGGACACCTACTCGGTGCAGGGCTATGACGCCGGCGCCATGCTGGTCCAGGCGCTCGACGCGGTGGGCGGCAATACCGAGGACCGCGACGCCCTGATTGAGGCCCTGGCCAATGTTGAGCTCGAGAGCCCGCGGGGCCTGATGACCTTTTCCGAGTCCCACCACCCGATCCAGAACGTCTACCTGCGCGAGATCCGCGATGGTAAGCACGAGGTGGTCGGCGTCGCCGCCGAGCAGTTCGAGGTGCCGGACGACGCCTGCCAGATGTAA